One stretch of Bosea vaviloviae DNA includes these proteins:
- the lnt gene encoding apolipoprotein N-acyltransferase has product MRLSALADGIILSWGWRKRLIALVTGASGALALPPLDLWPLIVVPMTVAVWLIDGAVGATASSRFRAAFAAGWWWGFGFFLAGLWWLGSAFLVEADKFAWAMPLGVVALPAFLALFPALAFGCARLLWPAGAGRILMLAVALTVSEWLRGHVLTGFPWNVYGMMLAGQGFIAQFAALGGLYGLTLLAVAIGAAPATLGTAEAGARRWRAPILAVLTLAALIGFGAWHIPNAAAPVVAGVKLRLMQPNLAQDAKFNAHNGEAILNEYLTLSDRATSPSTLGVQDVTHLIWPESAFPFLLGRSPQALQRIAAVLPPNTTLITGAARAGEALPGESRPPIFNSVQVVNDEGVIVSSYDKVHLVPFGEYLPPILERLIRGVGLSEFVSIPGGFAAGTRHTPLSIRGLPAVAPLLCYEAIFPGEVMPQQGPRPGLMLNLTNDGWFGQTSGPYQHLAQARMRAIEEGLPLVRVANTGISAVIDGYGRITASLPLGTQGVLDANLPQAAPVTLYAQFGDAALVGLIALFLLLARVRPG; this is encoded by the coding sequence ATGCGGCTCTCCGCGCTGGCCGACGGGATCATCCTCTCCTGGGGATGGCGCAAGCGCCTGATCGCGCTCGTTACGGGCGCCAGCGGCGCGCTTGCCCTGCCCCCGCTCGATCTCTGGCCGCTGATCGTCGTGCCCATGACCGTCGCCGTCTGGCTGATCGATGGAGCCGTCGGCGCCACTGCGTCGAGCCGCTTCAGGGCGGCTTTCGCGGCGGGCTGGTGGTGGGGTTTCGGCTTCTTCCTCGCCGGCCTCTGGTGGCTGGGCTCGGCCTTCCTGGTGGAGGCCGACAAATTCGCCTGGGCGATGCCGCTCGGCGTCGTCGCCCTGCCGGCCTTTCTCGCCCTGTTCCCGGCGCTGGCCTTCGGCTGCGCCCGGTTGCTCTGGCCGGCCGGAGCTGGACGCATCCTCATGCTCGCCGTCGCGCTGACCGTCAGCGAATGGCTGCGCGGCCATGTGCTGACCGGCTTTCCCTGGAACGTCTACGGCATGATGCTGGCCGGCCAGGGCTTCATCGCGCAATTCGCCGCGCTCGGCGGGCTCTATGGATTGACACTGCTGGCGGTCGCGATCGGCGCGGCGCCTGCGACGCTCGGCACGGCCGAGGCCGGCGCGAGGCGCTGGCGCGCGCCGATCCTCGCCGTCCTGACGCTCGCCGCTCTCATCGGCTTTGGCGCCTGGCACATTCCGAATGCGGCGGCGCCGGTGGTTGCCGGCGTGAAGCTGCGGTTGATGCAGCCGAACCTGGCGCAGGACGCCAAATTCAACGCCCATAACGGCGAGGCGATTCTGAACGAATATCTCACGCTCAGCGACCGGGCGACGAGCCCCTCGACGCTCGGCGTGCAGGACGTCACACATCTGATCTGGCCGGAATCGGCCTTTCCCTTCCTGCTCGGCCGCTCGCCCCAGGCGCTCCAGCGCATCGCCGCGGTCCTACCGCCGAACACGACGCTGATCACCGGCGCGGCGCGGGCAGGCGAGGCGCTGCCCGGCGAAAGCCGGCCGCCGATCTTCAATTCGGTGCAGGTCGTGAACGACGAAGGCGTGATCGTCTCGAGCTACGACAAGGTCCATCTCGTGCCCTTCGGCGAGTATCTGCCGCCGATCCTGGAACGCTTGATCCGCGGCGTCGGGCTGTCGGAATTCGTCTCGATTCCGGGCGGCTTCGCCGCAGGCACGCGGCACACCCCGCTCTCGATCCGCGGCCTGCCCGCGGTCGCACCGCTGCTCTGCTACGAGGCGATCTTCCCCGGCGAAGTCATGCCGCAGCAGGGTCCGCGCCCCGGCCTGATGCTCAACCTCACCAATGACGGCTGGTTCGGCCAGACCAGCGGACCTTACCAGCACCTGGCCCAGGCGAGGATGCGCGCCATCGAGGAAGGGCTGCCGCTGGTCCGCGTCGCCAATACCGGAATCTCGGCGGTGATCGATGGTTATGGCCGCATCACAGCCAGCTTGCCCTTGGGCACACAGGGTGTTCTCGATGCAAACTTGCCGCAAGCGGCTCCCGTTACGCTCTATGCGCAATTCGGAGATGCCGCTTTAGTGGGGCTAATTGCGCTGTTCTTGCTGCTTGCGCGGGTTCGACCGGGCTGA